One Tenuifilum sp. 4138str genomic region harbors:
- a CDS encoding glycoside hydrolase family 20 protein, with translation MRKLLILVLVLAVFISCSKNSDVNIIPKPVNLKQAEGNFSISDKTIVRADSADSVAVNNAISLVELLNQKGVGCNFKPEVGVDSTSSIVFTTKGCPDSLGADGYMLSIGPELIIINANGAAGFFYAIQTLRQLMPANFEKNDFRQKSVTVPCLNVIDKPRFPWRGLNLDCCRHFMSKDFVKRYIDLLAYHKMNVLHWHITEDQGWRIEIKKYPKLTEVGAWRTNADGTVYGGFYTQDDIREVVSYAAKRHVTVVPEIEMPGHSVAALASYPNLSCTGEPLKVETSWGVFKDIYCAGNDSTFIFLQDVLTEVVELFPSPYIHIGGDEAPKYRWENCPKCNARLHNVKLNSYEELQRYFISRIAKFLESKGKTIIGWDEILEGGRPHNAMVQAWRGIDRATEALNANAPVIVSPTSHCYFDYPVEVTNLQKVYSFDPVPAQVDSAKVSLILGGECNMWTEYAPQETVDSKVFPRMLAIAEVLWTYPQERNYNEFLKRVRNHYARLEALGVSYGFEQSAVEFKSSIGDDKKSICVEMNKGQENLIIRYTTNGDEPTQNSARYRKPIVLTSSSILKAAAFNNGKRVGDVFERSFVVSKSLGKPIMLGFVPAEKYLGGSRQALVDGRLGTPKYNDGIWQAVQGSNMEATIDLGANQRISSISLGFLQNIPSWIFLPKRVDVFVSGDSISFEPIAQMHCPDNITRQPLVVYRFNASAGKEIMGRYVRFVAHNPGPCPEWHPASGSPTWIFADEVVVE, from the coding sequence ATGCGTAAATTATTGATATTGGTTCTGGTGTTAGCGGTTTTCATATCGTGCAGCAAGAATAGCGATGTAAACATTATACCCAAGCCCGTAAATCTTAAACAGGCCGAGGGCAATTTTTCCATTAGCGACAAAACGATAGTTAGAGCCGATAGCGCCGATAGTGTTGCTGTAAATAATGCAATTTCCCTTGTTGAACTGCTGAACCAAAAAGGGGTAGGCTGTAATTTTAAGCCTGAAGTAGGAGTTGATTCCACCAGTAGCATTGTTTTTACTACAAAGGGTTGCCCCGATAGCTTGGGTGCTGATGGCTACATGTTGAGTATTGGACCCGAGCTTATCATCATTAATGCAAATGGGGCTGCTGGTTTTTTCTATGCCATACAAACCCTCAGGCAACTGATGCCCGCCAATTTCGAAAAAAACGATTTCAGGCAAAAATCGGTAACAGTACCTTGTCTTAATGTTATTGATAAGCCGCGTTTCCCCTGGCGGGGGCTTAACCTTGACTGTTGCCGTCATTTTATGTCCAAAGATTTTGTGAAGCGCTACATCGACCTGTTGGCATACCATAAAATGAACGTACTGCACTGGCACATCACCGAAGATCAGGGCTGGCGAATAGAGATAAAGAAGTACCCTAAATTAACTGAGGTTGGGGCTTGGCGGACCAATGCCGATGGAACGGTTTACGGGGGTTTCTATACCCAAGATGACATTCGCGAGGTGGTTTCATACGCCGCAAAACGCCATGTGACGGTAGTTCCTGAAATTGAGATGCCCGGGCATTCAGTGGCCGCTTTGGCGTCATACCCGAACCTTTCTTGTACAGGAGAGCCATTAAAGGTTGAAACCAGCTGGGGCGTTTTTAAGGATATTTACTGTGCCGGGAACGATTCTACCTTCATCTTTTTACAGGACGTTCTTACTGAGGTTGTGGAACTCTTTCCTTCGCCATACATTCATATCGGCGGCGATGAGGCGCCTAAGTATCGTTGGGAGAACTGCCCAAAATGCAATGCAAGGCTTCATAATGTGAAATTAAATAGCTACGAGGAGCTACAGCGTTACTTCATTAGCCGAATAGCAAAATTTTTGGAGAGCAAAGGGAAAACCATTATTGGCTGGGATGAGATTCTGGAGGGGGGCAGGCCGCACAATGCTATGGTTCAGGCATGGCGTGGTATCGATAGGGCTACGGAAGCCCTGAACGCCAACGCACCGGTTATTGTGTCGCCAACAAGCCACTGTTACTTCGACTATCCCGTTGAGGTTACCAACCTGCAAAAGGTTTACAGCTTCGACCCCGTACCCGCTCAAGTCGATTCAGCAAAGGTTTCGCTGATTCTTGGTGGCGAGTGTAACATGTGGACAGAGTATGCCCCTCAGGAAACAGTCGATTCAAAGGTGTTCCCGCGTATGCTTGCCATTGCAGAGGTTTTGTGGACATATCCACAGGAACGAAACTACAACGAGTTTCTTAAACGGGTTCGTAACCATTATGCACGTTTAGAGGCTTTGGGCGTATCCTATGGTTTTGAGCAATCGGCTGTTGAGTTTAAATCAAGTATAGGTGATGATAAAAAGTCCATTTGTGTTGAGATGAATAAAGGGCAGGAAAATCTTATTATTCGATATACCACAAATGGAGATGAGCCAACCCAGAATAGCGCACGCTATCGTAAACCAATTGTTTTAACTTCGTCATCAATCTTAAAGGCTGCTGCATTTAACAATGGCAAACGGGTGGGTGATGTTTTTGAACGATCATTTGTGGTATCGAAAAGTTTAGGTAAACCCATAATGCTTGGTTTTGTTCCTGCCGAAAAGTATTTGGGCGGTAGTCGGCAGGCTCTTGTTGATGGCCGGCTGGGAACACCCAAGTATAACGATGGCATTTGGCAAGCCGTTCAGGGAAGCAATATGGAAGCTACCATTGACCTTGGTGCTAATCAGCGAATAAGTAGTATTTCTCTGGGCTTTTTACAAAATATTCCCTCATGGATATTCCTGCCCAAACGGGTAGATGTTTTTGTTTCAGGTGATAGTATATCCTTTGAGCCAATTGCCCAGATGCATTGTCCTGATAACATAACGCGCCAACCTCTTGTAGTTTATAGGTTTAATGCTTCTGCAGGAAAGGAAATCATGGGGCGTTACGTGCGTTTTGTTGCCCATAATCCAGGTCCCTGCCCTGAGTGGCATCCAGCATCGGGTTCACCTACCTGGATTTTTGCCGATGAGGTTGTGGTGGAATAA
- a CDS encoding Rne/Rng family ribonuclease: MNTELIIDVRDTEVAIALLENKQLVELNKERSNVQFSVGDIYLGKVKKIMPGLNAAFVDVGYEKDAFLHYLDLGPQFKTLQKFVQDHYSRKNKTIPISKYGMLPDIDKGGKITDVLNPGQPIMVQIAKEPISTKGPRLTSEISIAGRNIVLVPFNDKVSISQKITSPEERKRLKRLMESIIPKNFGVIVRTAAEGKKVAVLDAELRSLIKRWEITVEKLKNPGYPVLLTSEIKRTSAILRDMLNGSFNSIHVNDENVYEEIREYIESIAPEKEKIVKLYNGNVPIFDQFGVEKQIKSLFGRTVSIKSGAYLIIEHTEALHVIDVNSGNRSKSSNDQETNALEVNLAATDEIARQLRLRDMGGIIVVDFIDMHSNENKQMVYERMKELMSRDRAKHNILPLTKFGLMQITRQRVRPEMHIDTSEKCPACNGSGKVTATILLDEQIENQLSLICASKKYRSVTIKLHPYIAAYIKKGFFSKRFMWALRFKCAINLLPMSSYHFLEYHFFDKHDNEIEF; this comes from the coding sequence GTGAATACCGAGCTAATCATCGATGTTCGTGACACTGAAGTTGCGATTGCCCTGCTCGAAAACAAGCAGCTGGTGGAGCTCAACAAGGAGCGGAGCAACGTTCAGTTCTCGGTTGGCGACATCTATCTCGGTAAAGTAAAAAAAATTATGCCCGGGTTGAATGCAGCCTTTGTAGATGTGGGCTACGAAAAGGACGCATTCCTTCACTACCTCGACCTTGGGCCACAGTTTAAAACACTCCAGAAGTTCGTTCAGGATCACTACTCGCGGAAAAACAAAACCATTCCCATTTCAAAGTATGGGATGCTTCCCGACATTGATAAGGGTGGGAAAATAACCGATGTGCTTAACCCTGGGCAACCGATAATGGTGCAAATTGCCAAGGAGCCCATTTCAACCAAAGGGCCAAGACTCACCTCTGAAATATCAATTGCCGGCCGGAATATCGTTCTTGTGCCCTTTAACGACAAGGTTTCAATTTCGCAAAAAATTACTTCCCCAGAGGAGCGCAAGCGACTAAAAAGGTTAATGGAAAGTATTATTCCAAAGAATTTTGGGGTTATTGTCCGCACTGCCGCCGAGGGCAAAAAGGTTGCAGTACTCGATGCAGAGTTGCGCAGCTTAATTAAAAGGTGGGAAATCACCGTTGAAAAACTTAAGAATCCGGGTTATCCGGTTCTGCTTACCAGTGAAATCAAACGCACCTCGGCTATCCTGAGGGATATGCTTAACGGATCGTTCAACAGCATTCATGTGAACGACGAGAATGTTTACGAAGAAATACGCGAATACATTGAGAGCATTGCGCCCGAAAAGGAAAAAATTGTAAAGCTTTACAACGGGAATGTGCCCATATTTGACCAGTTTGGCGTTGAAAAGCAAATTAAATCGCTCTTTGGCCGAACGGTTTCAATTAAAAGCGGAGCATATCTTATTATTGAACACACTGAGGCGCTTCATGTGATTGATGTGAACAGCGGTAACCGCTCCAAATCGTCGAACGATCAGGAAACAAACGCCCTTGAGGTTAACCTGGCCGCAACCGACGAGATTGCCCGGCAACTCAGGTTGCGCGATATGGGCGGTATTATTGTTGTCGATTTTATCGACATGCATAGCAACGAGAACAAGCAGATGGTGTACGAGCGCATGAAGGAGCTCATGAGCCGCGACCGTGCCAAGCACAATATTCTGCCGCTAACAAAGTTCGGGCTCATGCAAATTACCCGCCAACGGGTTCGGCCCGAAATGCACATCGACACCAGCGAGAAGTGCCCTGCCTGTAACGGAAGCGGAAAGGTTACAGCCACAATCCTGCTCGATGAACAAATTGAGAACCAGCTTTCGCTGATATGCGCAAGCAAAAAGTATCGCTCCGTTACCATTAAGCTACACCCTTACATTGCTGCTTACATAAAAAAGGGATTCTTTTCTAAACGGTTTATGTGGGCTTTGAGGTTTAAGTGCGCCATTAACCTATTACCCATGTCGTCGTACCATTTTCTGGAGTACCATTTCTTTGATAAACACGATAACGAGATAGAGTTTTAG
- a CDS encoding HU family DNA-binding protein: MTKADIVNEISKSTGIEKVAVQKTVEAFMEAVKDSLVKEKNVYLRGFGSFIVKKRAKKTARNISKNTTIIIPEHFIPAFKPSKSFVNKVKNHVKK, encoded by the coding sequence ATGACAAAGGCTGATATCGTAAACGAGATTTCCAAGAGTACTGGAATCGAGAAAGTAGCAGTTCAGAAAACCGTTGAGGCTTTCATGGAAGCCGTAAAGGATTCCTTGGTAAAGGAGAAGAATGTTTACCTGCGTGGTTTCGGCAGCTTTATAGTTAAAAAGCGTGCCAAAAAAACCGCTCGTAACATCTCAAAGAACACCACTATCATTATTCCTGAACACTTCATTCCTGCCTTCAAACCTTCAAAATCGTTCGTAAACAAGGTTAAGAACCACGTAAAGAAATAG
- the mutY gene encoding A/G-specific adenine glycosylase has protein sequence MDFSSILLKWYQANARDLPWRNTTNPYYIWVSEVILQQTRVVQGISYYYRFIERFPTIQSLADADIDDVMKVWQGLGYYTRARNLKAGAIQVLEQYDGRLPTTCKELLKIKGLGAYSAAAIASFAFGEAVPAVDGNVYRILSRIFGIFTPIDSISGKKEFFALANELISRSEPGRFNQALIDFGALQCTPKSPRCPECPFADYCYAFQNNLIAALPVKGKKKPPTDRFFYYFMVKHQGYSYIKRREQKDIWHSLYEFPMLETSAALKPDELIAMLNNLSFLSGSKVKVLNISQPIRHVLSHRTIWATFLILEVDKPNYVLAEEYVRVPIDNINNYSLPRLIDAYMAAEPAVKYFSAKK, from the coding sequence ATGGATTTTAGCTCAATACTTTTGAAGTGGTATCAGGCCAATGCGCGCGATTTGCCGTGGCGTAATACCACCAACCCTTACTATATTTGGGTGTCGGAGGTTATACTCCAGCAAACCAGAGTTGTGCAGGGCATTTCGTATTACTACCGCTTTATTGAGCGTTTCCCAACCATTCAATCGCTTGCCGATGCCGATATTGATGATGTGATGAAGGTCTGGCAGGGCTTAGGCTACTACACAAGAGCACGCAACCTTAAGGCAGGGGCAATTCAGGTTTTGGAGCAGTATGATGGCAGGTTGCCAACAACCTGTAAGGAACTTTTAAAGATTAAAGGGTTAGGTGCTTACTCGGCTGCGGCTATTGCATCGTTTGCATTTGGCGAGGCTGTCCCTGCAGTTGATGGCAATGTTTACCGAATTCTATCCCGTATTTTTGGAATATTTACGCCTATCGATTCCATAAGTGGCAAAAAGGAGTTTTTTGCTTTAGCAAATGAGCTCATCTCCAGGTCTGAACCCGGGCGGTTCAACCAGGCTTTGATTGATTTTGGTGCACTGCAGTGTACCCCAAAATCGCCACGCTGCCCAGAGTGCCCTTTTGCCGACTACTGCTATGCATTTCAAAATAACCTGATTGCTGCACTCCCGGTAAAGGGTAAAAAGAAACCACCCACTGACCGATTCTTTTACTACTTCATGGTAAAGCACCAAGGGTATTCCTACATCAAAAGGCGCGAGCAAAAGGATATTTGGCACTCGCTGTACGAGTTTCCCATGCTTGAAACCTCGGCTGCACTGAAACCCGACGAATTGATTGCAATGTTAAATAACCTAAGTTTCTTATCGGGCTCCAAGGTGAAAGTGTTGAATATCTCACAACCCATCCGTCATGTATTGAGCCATCGGACTATCTGGGCAACCTTTTTAATACTTGAGGTTGATAAACCTAACTATGTGCTTGCCGAAGAGTACGTAAGGGTTCCAATTGACAACATTAACAATTACTCCTTGCCAAGACTGATTGATGCATACATGGCTGCTGAGCCTGCAGTAAAATATTTTTCTGCAAAAAAATAA
- a CDS encoding single-stranded DNA-binding protein has product MSVNKVILVGNVGKDPEVRHLEGGVSVARFPLATNETYTDKSGKKVTQTEWHNIVVWRGLADIAEKYIKAGKLLYVEGRIRSSSYEDKDGNKRYTTEILCDNFRFLGPNTGQGEKAQSYAEEKSESAMASDTEITTPLPDDDLPF; this is encoded by the coding sequence ATGTCAGTAAACAAAGTAATCCTGGTAGGAAACGTAGGCAAAGACCCTGAGGTTCGTCACCTTGAAGGTGGAGTATCCGTTGCCCGTTTCCCATTGGCAACCAATGAAACCTATACCGATAAGTCAGGTAAAAAGGTAACCCAAACCGAGTGGCACAACATTGTTGTATGGCGTGGCTTAGCCGACATTGCTGAAAAGTACATAAAAGCCGGAAAGCTTTTGTATGTGGAAGGACGTATTCGCAGTTCCTCATATGAGGATAAGGATGGTAACAAACGTTACACAACCGAGATCCTCTGCGATAACTTCCGTTTCCTTGGGCCAAATACTGGTCAGGGTGAAAAAGCACAATCCTACGCTGAGGAAAAGAGCGAGAGTGCAATGGCAAGCGATACCGAAATCACAACCCCTCTACCCGACGACGATTTACCTTTCTAG
- the glmM gene encoding phosphoglucosamine mutase yields the protein MALIKSISGIRGTIGGGVGENLTPIDIVRFISAYAEWLKQRNNGKRCRVVVGRDARISGEMVNNLVVGTLMGCGVDILNLGLATTPTVEMAVIHEKTDGGIILTASHNPRQWNALKLLNEKGEFLSDTDGRKVLEIADSENFSFADIDNLGVTNEEYSYIDEHIEHIINLKYVDIDAIGKANFRVAIDCVNSVGGIALPRLLKALGVKDIIELYTDPTGDFPHNPEPLPEHLTEISQVIKERKADVGFVVDPDVDRLAIINEDGTMFGEEYTLVACADYVLSQKPGNTVSNLSSTAALRDITLKYGKEYFASAVGEVNVVTKMKEVNAVIGGEGNGGVILPELHYGRDALVGIALFLTLLAKSGKKCSEIRQQYPNYFISKNKLELRQGLNPDAVLERLMAKFSNEQINTIDGLRIDFAEGWVHMRKSNTEPIIRIYAEAKSPSKANELAQLIMDEATK from the coding sequence ATGGCTCTCATTAAATCGATATCAGGAATACGCGGAACTATAGGCGGTGGAGTTGGTGAAAACCTTACCCCTATTGATATTGTCAGGTTCATATCGGCATATGCCGAGTGGTTGAAACAACGTAATAATGGTAAGCGTTGCAGGGTTGTAGTAGGTCGCGATGCGCGCATTTCAGGCGAGATGGTTAACAATTTGGTAGTTGGAACACTCATGGGATGTGGAGTAGATATACTTAACCTTGGACTTGCCACAACGCCCACTGTTGAAATGGCGGTAATACATGAGAAAACCGATGGGGGAATTATTCTAACTGCTAGCCACAATCCCCGTCAGTGGAACGCCCTCAAGCTACTAAACGAGAAAGGCGAATTCCTTTCGGACACCGATGGCAGAAAAGTTCTTGAAATAGCAGATAGCGAAAACTTTTCATTTGCCGATATCGACAACCTTGGCGTAACCAACGAAGAGTATTCCTACATAGACGAACACATTGAGCACATTATCAACCTTAAATACGTTGATATTGATGCTATTGGCAAAGCAAACTTTAGGGTTGCAATTGACTGTGTCAACTCTGTTGGCGGAATAGCGCTACCACGGCTACTAAAAGCCTTAGGTGTAAAGGATATCATTGAGCTGTATACCGACCCCACTGGCGATTTTCCGCACAACCCCGAGCCGCTTCCCGAACATTTAACAGAGATATCACAGGTGATAAAGGAACGCAAAGCCGATGTGGGCTTTGTGGTAGACCCCGATGTGGATAGGCTTGCCATTATTAATGAGGATGGCACTATGTTTGGCGAGGAGTACACCCTTGTTGCTTGTGCCGATTATGTACTTAGCCAGAAACCCGGTAACACGGTATCGAACCTGTCAAGCACTGCCGCCCTGCGCGATATCACCCTTAAATACGGCAAGGAATACTTTGCCTCCGCGGTAGGCGAGGTAAACGTGGTTACCAAAATGAAAGAGGTAAACGCTGTTATTGGTGGCGAGGGTAATGGTGGGGTTATACTACCTGAGCTGCACTACGGTCGCGATGCCCTTGTGGGTATTGCATTATTCCTCACTCTGCTTGCAAAAAGCGGTAAAAAGTGTTCGGAGATTCGACAGCAATACCCTAACTACTTCATTTCAAAAAACAAGCTGGAGCTCAGACAGGGGTTAAATCCCGATGCGGTTCTTGAACGTCTCATGGCCAAATTTTCGAATGAGCAAATAAATACCATCGACGGTTTGCGCATCGACTTTGCAGAGGGTTGGGTACACATGCGCAAATCGAACACCGAGCCTATTATTCGAATTTATGCCGAAGCCAAATCGCCCAGTAAGGCTAACGAGTTGGCACAGCTAATAATGGATGAGGCTACAAAATAG
- a CDS encoding patatin-like phospholipase family protein, with product MGRLKVIILLILLFSNGLFAQKVSLVLSGGGAKGLAHIGVIKALEENGIPIDNVSGTSMGAIIGGLYAMGYSPDEMVEKFKTRDFYNWSKGIIGESLKYNINDFSLTDAENLSVGLMLTSKGIKPKVASSFIPTVGMDIAFDELFAQGTAVSGGDFNNLFVPFRCNASVVVSKKIVYFRNGDLGRSIRTSMTFPLYFKPIYVDSLLLFDGGIYNNFMWPEALKEFSPDFIIGSKVANDSKSPSDDDPFEQLEAMIVGMTNYDIPDSIGIVIDTRLSNVSLLDFERVDEIVGLGYQSAINLMDSIKAKVYRRVPLDSLTHARKKFREKLPPLYISQISVLGLNPKQQKYIDKVLINKFSIITFDRFKVNYYRLMSDKVFTRLQPQFVYDRNSGLFDVKMQATLNRYPSLGLGLSLSSDIGNEGFFSVTHNWLTRTSNTLYGNIYFGKFHSSARLTAMKTFPSRIPISLVSTLVANRYDYHSGNPVPFFEDVKPAYAIQEETFATIALRFSHTSALNTSMFITSGEKLDEYYQTENYYSFDIPDKTRFRFLKGGIRLEKNTLNHKQYANRGRHQLVSLSGYYGHQIHKPGTTAMQLSEFDDYQSFITAYLHNESYHRIFGQIFWLGLYLDGYWSSQRFFDNYWATILSMNQFSPTPHSRILFLKELRSNKYVALGLSPIVDFGSNVSFRFDAFVYQPYKAILADSNGLAYYGDAFKSREYLMSASVIYNSPVGPVTISVSHYPRNKGKNFFFNLSFGYSLFNPRVFDN from the coding sequence ATGGGCCGATTAAAAGTAATTATTCTGTTAATTCTTCTATTTTCAAATGGGCTTTTTGCCCAAAAGGTGAGCCTGGTTTTAAGCGGTGGCGGAGCAAAGGGGTTAGCCCACATTGGGGTTATTAAAGCTCTGGAGGAAAACGGAATTCCAATCGATAACGTTTCGGGTACTTCGATGGGTGCCATAATTGGCGGCCTTTATGCCATGGGTTATTCCCCCGATGAGATGGTTGAAAAGTTTAAAACACGCGACTTTTACAACTGGAGCAAGGGTATAATAGGGGAATCGCTCAAGTACAACATTAACGATTTCTCGTTAACCGATGCCGAAAATCTTAGTGTTGGGCTTATGCTCACATCAAAGGGCATAAAGCCCAAGGTTGCATCGAGTTTCATCCCCACCGTTGGGATGGATATTGCCTTTGATGAACTTTTTGCTCAGGGTACTGCCGTTTCAGGGGGCGATTTCAATAACCTTTTTGTGCCCTTTAGGTGCAACGCCTCCGTTGTGGTTAGTAAAAAAATTGTTTATTTCCGAAATGGCGACTTAGGTAGAAGCATTAGGACTTCAATGACTTTTCCGCTTTACTTTAAGCCTATTTATGTTGATAGTTTACTACTTTTCGATGGGGGAATCTATAACAACTTCATGTGGCCTGAGGCCTTAAAGGAGTTTTCGCCCGATTTCATTATTGGTAGCAAGGTGGCTAACGACTCTAAAAGCCCCTCGGACGACGACCCCTTTGAGCAGCTCGAGGCTATGATTGTAGGTATGACCAACTATGATATTCCCGATTCTATAGGGATTGTTATTGACACCCGATTGTCAAACGTTAGCCTTTTAGATTTTGAAAGGGTTGATGAGATTGTTGGTTTAGGGTACCAATCTGCAATTAACCTAATGGATAGTATTAAGGCTAAGGTTTACCGTAGGGTCCCCCTCGATAGCCTTACCCATGCCCGCAAAAAGTTTCGTGAAAAACTTCCACCATTATACATATCGCAAATAAGCGTTTTGGGGTTGAATCCTAAGCAGCAAAAGTATATCGACAAGGTGTTAATAAACAAGTTCAGCATTATTACCTTTGATAGGTTTAAGGTTAACTACTACCGGTTAATGTCCGATAAAGTGTTTACTCGTCTTCAACCCCAGTTCGTTTACGATAGGAATAGCGGACTTTTTGATGTGAAAATGCAAGCCACGCTTAACCGGTACCCCAGTCTTGGTTTAGGTCTGAGCCTTTCATCAGATATTGGCAATGAGGGCTTTTTTTCCGTTACCCACAACTGGTTAACCAGGACATCGAATACCCTGTACGGCAATATTTATTTCGGAAAATTTCACAGTAGCGCAAGGCTAACAGCCATGAAAACCTTCCCGTCGCGAATACCAATCTCGCTGGTTTCGACCCTTGTAGCCAACCGTTACGATTACCATAGCGGTAATCCGGTTCCTTTTTTTGAGGATGTGAAACCTGCCTATGCCATTCAGGAAGAGACCTTTGCCACTATCGCATTGCGCTTTAGCCATACAAGTGCGCTGAACACATCAATGTTTATAACGAGTGGTGAAAAGCTGGATGAGTATTACCAAACCGAAAACTACTACTCATTCGATATTCCCGATAAAACCCGTTTCCGGTTCTTGAAGGGTGGAATTAGGCTGGAAAAAAATACCCTGAACCATAAGCAGTATGCCAATCGGGGGCGACATCAGCTAGTATCGTTATCGGGGTACTACGGACACCAAATTCATAAACCCGGTACAACTGCCATGCAACTGTCGGAATTTGACGATTATCAATCGTTTATCACTGCATACCTTCACAATGAGAGTTACCATAGGATATTTGGACAGATTTTCTGGCTTGGCCTTTACCTGGACGGTTACTGGTCGTCGCAACGATTTTTCGATAATTACTGGGCAACAATTCTATCAATGAACCAGTTCTCGCCAACCCCGCATTCGCGAATATTGTTTTTAAAGGAGCTTCGTTCAAACAAGTATGTTGCTTTGGGTTTATCGCCGATTGTTGATTTTGGCAGTAATGTGAGTTTCCGATTCGATGCTTTTGTTTATCAGCCTTATAAAGCCATATTGGCCGATAGCAATGGTTTAGCCTACTACGGCGATGCCTTTAAAAGCAGGGAGTATTTGATGTCGGCCTCGGTAATTTATAATTCTCCGGTAGGCCCAGTAACAATATCGGTATCGCATTACCCCAGAAACAAGGGCAAAAATTTCTTTTTTAATTTGTCGTTTGGATACTCGTTGTTTAACCCAAGGGTTTTTGATAACTAA